DNA sequence from the Salvelinus fontinalis isolate EN_2023a chromosome 33, ASM2944872v1, whole genome shotgun sequence genome:
atcagttgtgttgtgacatggtagggttgGGGGTCCTATTTTGTTATTATTTTGTTATTATGTCCatatttgactggtactctaaCTGTATCAATATCAAATGGCAATCAAAATGGAAAGCCAATTGGAAATAAATGCCCAACCTGATGGAACATAGAAATAGgatctattcattctatttctttgTGATTGAGTCTCCATCTCCTCACCAGTGGGAGTGCTCTGACTTAGATGTGTATCAGATGCCTGCACCACGCTGGTTACCATGGCGCCTGGTGCAGCATCAGCGATGGTTGCAGGGTAGTAGGTGTAATGCGTCTCAGTGccgtccccctccaacccctcgGACTGAGAGTACAAAGCCTACAGCAAGAGGACACCTTTGTCAGTGTTGAACAACAATCAAAACTGTATACAGTGAGTAGTAGAAGTAGAGGAATAGAATATAGTAGATCATCTTTGCTATCCCAGATTAAAAACAATGCTATGTTTGATTTACAGAATCCGACTTTAATCAAATACTACTAGCCTGGtgggcaaaactggttgaaatgtACGTAATTACAACCAAAAATAGGTTGATATTACTTATTTTGACATCATTTCAACCAGTGTTTCCCGCTGAGAGGGCCCCAAGTCCTGCTCGTATAAATTCTCACCTGGGTCACAGGCTGTGTGGCTGCAGGAAATCCAGTTAGCACACTGACCGCTGTGGCTCCATCACTTTGAGCCTCCAACTGTCCATCAGACACCTGGATAACTCTGTATGTCACCTTTAGCAAAAGAAAACACAGAGGTTTGTTGAGCGAAACATCAAATCGGTCATTAGTAATGACAGAAGACTGAGCCTTAGAAAACCTTGGATGGGCATTGGCTGGGCTCAGAGCTCCAGCTCAGGGACTTCGGCTAGATCTAGTGAGCCCTGTACAGTATGCTTTTCACAACTGTACCTGCCCAGCGGGAGGGTAGTACAGCTCCCCTACCTGCCCCCCAGCTCCCTCCGTCTTGAATAGATACTTTATTGGATTCTCTGAGGAGAAGGTGGCGGCAGACTGAATGGTGGCGATGGCAGCTGATGGGTCATCTGCTGTAGCCACTGCACCTGGTAGAGCAAAAATCAGAATACAGTCTCTATAACATCAGCAAGAAAATACCATGGGTGTCTTGTCTTCTGATGTTTTGAGGGTCGTTATTTTCTTTCTACATGACATTACCTTCTTCAATGACATGTGCACTTTCATCCGGGTCAGGGCTTTTTTGTTGACTACATAACAAAATGAGAAGAACAATGTTAATACACAGTAACAaatatacagtaacacactgctctTTCAACTTGTGCTAGAATATGACCATCCAGCCCAACACTCAAATGTATTACAACAAATCATGTGGAAGTAGCTCTGGTTCAAATGGATTATGGTTAAATCAATGCATTGTTAGCTCACCCCTTCATTTCCACAGTGTCAACTGGAAAGAGAATCTCCTTCATTCACCCGGGAGCTAAACAGGCTTGAGGAAAAAGGTAAAGTTGGAAATCTTTTGGGGAAAACAAACTAGGCTATAGATACCCAATCACAAACCTGAAACCTCTGATTTCCAAAAACTGGTACTGGCTCGGCGTGTATCCATCTAGAAAGCCTCCAAGGAACCAGTTATACGGTATGTTTGATTGGAGTGAAACAGTACTCTTTAGGCCCCTTCAGTAGTTACAGTGGATGTTGCCCCCTACAATGTAGCCGCGAGCTTGAAACCTCATTCATCAAATAACTACTGTTACCCTGTAACTTTCCAGATCATTTCATTGGCGAAAACGTCATGCAAACAGCTGCAGCTAAATGTCAAAATTCGAAAAGCCAAATCTGCATTATTCCAGCGGTTCCTTCAAGCTGCGACGGGTCAGTTAAACAAAGCACCTTTGCTATAGCTAGCTGCTACTAGCTAATGTTGTGAATTAACGTAAACttacgttagctatttagccagtAATAAAGCCATTTGTACAACGCTGTTTGAAACATTTAATTGCATAGAGAATACATTATTTGTACAATAGCTACATACAAGATCGGAATATTTCACTTACCGTGCAATTGGCCTCTCCCCAGTTGTTTGTCAACATTACTGGCTGTCTGCGCCAATGACTGTATGGTCTGCGCATGTACAACATTTTAGGTGCGCTTAATTTACCTCGCCTGGCGCGCTCATTGAGCAGATTTGGCCTGTTTATACCATGCCACTGCTCCTTAGACCTGCGCCCGGTAAAATAAATCAAACAGATCTAGTGTTGTGGCCATCTTTACCGGCCCTCATCAACTGTGCAGATCTTGGATCAGCATTCTAACCACACCCCTGGTATAAATCAGAAGGAGACACAATATATAACCGATCCTGAATCTGGGACTGTGGGCAAGTAGCCTACATTAGAAGTTATTTTGGCCGAAGGGGTTCACTGTTTCACAACTTTATATCATAGACAATTATAGATAAAGTTAATCTAAATTCCCAAACGAATGTTGCCTGCATGCAACGTAACTCTTTCTTGTTTTGTCGTAGTCTCTATTTTCCCGCTCAATGCCCATCAAGTTGCTACAGTGATGAAAATATGACTGGCGAGTTTACAGTTATCTAGCTACTTAACAAAAAAATATTCAAAATATGGGTTTTTATTTAGAAGTGGTAGCTATAAATCATACAAGGCGACACATTAAAACCGTGCTGGATCTGGGACAATGGGGAGGTAGGCTACATTTACTAAACGTTATTTTTGGCCAAAGAGGTTCACTAAATTCCCAAACGAACGATGCCTGGTATGCACACACTATAAACTCTTGTTTTCTTGTAGTCTTTATTTTCCCACTCAAAATAATCAAAGGTTCGCTATAGTGATGAAAACGTGACTGGCAAAACGCTGGACGGCGCCCGTGGTTCGAACCCCTTTGCAGAGGTAGAGAATATTTCTGATAAAGAAAGTGTTCAAAGTAACCACTGAGCTACACCAGCgtagtatgttgtatggtaaatgCGTTTATTATACATAAACCGCGATGTCGTCCACATCTTGTTTCAATACATTGTATATGCTACTCCATGTTTAAAAATGGACAGCAAGAATGTGACTTAGCAAGAAAAGAAAATATGAGTCTTCGAACTATAGAACGTAATCTATTTGATAAAATGTATGTTATTCCATACATTTCTTCATAATGCTTGTTGTGGATTGTTGTCTCGTGTGTATATTATCAGTGgcagttctagcttgtatggctccctgggcgaaccACCCCTTCAACATTCTGCACTAACtgtttttattcagacatttgaaacaacacaaataaataatcataacatttaaaactatataactatataactatatatataaataagactcataaatataaaaaagaagtaacaaagacaaatttcgagcactcgagcatcaatacattacccatcccccaacactgtcaaccaagagtcatgactaaaccaattcaccttggtggtgtgcagactggttttatattattcttaacgatttcgcacaaaccagaaaaaaatgcaacaatatgtctgtgaatctatatattcacagtattatgaatgaattgtggtttatttggtagcatttcataGTGTGAGggattttactaattgcattagtactgtacaaagttagagatgcgctatttgatagattcccccgctccccctacctcgggcttccagtggggagacctgaggtcaacctacacCCCTCCCCATCttgtacttctgagtgggagaccttacCAGGCAGTAGCCTGGtaagtagcctgcctagctcacagtagcctgcctagctcacaaactacaatcagggcgcccactccgacaaggttaattgacccacatgGTGAGGTCAGGTCAGAAAATCGatcgcgcaaatgtcaccattccgaATGTTTTTGTGCGGGCGCCCCGTACCGCCCCCGACGAGACGCCACcctgggcggctgcccatgtcgcctatGCCTATATCCGCCACTGGATTATGTTACAACAGACTGGAGTCACTGAGGTTGTCTGTTTGAGAGTGAGGGATTCACTAGACCTATATGGCAAGATTTACAATAATCTACTCAACAGAAAATCACTCCAAATGTTGATTGTTTTATTTTAAATTAGGCCACAGGAAGgctaaatatttatatttcatttttatttttcatGTCATGAATTGTACAGAGTATCCTAATTCAGACAGAGTTGAGCTTCAGCTTGTAAGGGTAGGTTGTGCATTCAGGAGAGGATCTTCCATAGTGACATGAATACCACAGGCCATAGCAGGGTGGGAGCTTGATGCAACATCCACCCCATGGTAGAGCAAGGTTTGATGTGTTCTGGGGAGAGGAAGGTTATTGTGTTCATTAACATGTACAAAGTCATCCACTTGATGAATATTGTCAGGATGAGTTCTCTCGTCAGCAGTGGGTCTAATCTGCGTTCTTGTTATATCGTGGACATTGGTGTTTTTTACACTCAGCTATCATCGTTTGTTTTTATCCACCTAATTTCATCAAGCTTTTAGGGCTGCATTGCAACTTTCCCCAGTCATATGTGTCTTTTGACAATACATAGGAATGCATGCAGGTCATGCTAGATTTCAGAAATATATTTGAAATAGAGATCTTATGAACTTTGTCCATAAGACTGGAACAGcgttttttttaaatccactgacatacatttttgtcttattATACAATGTCGTAACGTAGCTGGCATTGCTTCAAAAggcatatacaggtaactgccaaaataaaggaaacaccaacataaagtgtcatGAGGGCATTCGGCCatcacgagccagaacagctttaatgcaccttggcatagattctgtAAGTgtttggaactctattggagggatgtgacaccattattccatgagaaattccataatttggtgttttgttggtggtggtggtaaacaCTGTCTCaagcgccgctccagaatctcccataggtgtccaattgggttgagatctgatgactgagacggccatggcatattgcttacatcgttttcatgctcatcaaaccattcagtgaccactcgtaccctgtggatgggggcattgctatcctatgggggcatagcaatggtagccaaaataatgtccTGCGCAGcaattttatacatgaccctaagcatgatgggatgataattgcttaattaactcagaaaccacacctgtttggaagcacctgctttcaatatactttgtatccctcatttactcaagtgtttcaattattttggcagttacctgtaggtcaATAAGTAATTTCACCTGTATTTATCTATTCTTTTGATTGATACTCACGTTTTTTGTGGGGGTTCATGTAGTTTATAGTGAtgttcttcctctcttctctacgTTTCCGTATCAAAGTACAGTTATAACTCTTT
Encoded proteins:
- the LOC129832170 gene encoding upstream stimulatory factor 1-like isoform X3; amino-acid sequence: MKEILFPVDTVEMKGQQKSPDPDESAHVIEEGAVATADDPSAAIATIQSAATFSSENPIKYLFKTEGAGGQVTYRVIQVSDGQLEAQSDGATAVSVLTGFPAATQPVTQALYSQSEGLEGDGTETHYTYYPATIADAAPGAMVTSVVQASDTHLSQSTPTGQLYVMMSPQEVLTGANQRSIAPRTQPYNTKSEVPRTSRDDKRRAQHNEVERRRRDKINNWIVTLSKTIPDCNIDPTKSGQVSISNESKGGILSKACDYIQELRQNNLRLGDDLSTLDRLRMDNQLLRQEVEDWKSKNQILRNQMRQNGIVGAASADPQ
- the LOC129832170 gene encoding upstream stimulatory factor 1-like isoform X2, whose protein sequence is MKEILFPVDTVEMKGQQKSPDPDESAHVIEEGAVATADDPSAAIATIQSAATFSSENPIKYLFKTEGAGGQVGELYYPPAGQVTYRVIQVSDGQLEAQSDGATAVSVLTGFPAATQPVTQALYSQSEGLEGDGTETHYTYYPATIADAAPGAMVTSVVQASDTHLSQSTPTGQLYVMMSPQEVLTGANQRSIAPRTQPYNTKSEVPRTSRDDKRRAQHNEVERRRRDKINNWIVTLSKTIPDCNIDPTKSGQSKGGILSKACDYIQELRQNNLRLGDDLSTLDRLRMDNQLLRQEVEDWKSKNQILRNQMRQNGIVGAASADPQ
- the LOC129832170 gene encoding upstream stimulatory factor 1-like isoform X1 → MKEILFPVDTVEMKGQQKSPDPDESAHVIEEGAVATADDPSAAIATIQSAATFSSENPIKYLFKTEGAGGQVGELYYPPAGQVTYRVIQVSDGQLEAQSDGATAVSVLTGFPAATQPVTQALYSQSEGLEGDGTETHYTYYPATIADAAPGAMVTSVVQASDTHLSQSTPTGQLYVMMSPQEVLTGANQRSIAPRTQPYNTKSEVPRTSRDDKRRAQHNEVERRRRDKINNWIVTLSKTIPDCNIDPTKSGQVSISNESKGGILSKACDYIQELRQNNLRLGDDLSTLDRLRMDNQLLRQEVEDWKSKNQILRNQMRQNGIVGAASADPQ
- the LOC129832170 gene encoding upstream stimulatory factor 1-like isoform X4, giving the protein MKEILFPVDTVEMKGQQKSPDPDESAHVIEEGAVATADDPSAAIATIQSAATFSSENPIKYLFKTEGAGGQVTYRVIQVSDGQLEAQSDGATAVSVLTGFPAATQPVTQALYSQSEGLEGDGTETHYTYYPATIADAAPGAMVTSVVQASDTHLSQSTPTGQLYVMMSPQEVLTGANQRSIAPRTQPYNTKSEVPRTSRDDKRRAQHNEVERRRRDKINNWIVTLSKTIPDCNIDPTKSGQSKGGILSKACDYIQELRQNNLRLGDDLSTLDRLRMDNQLLRQEVEDWKSKNQILRNQMRQNGIVGAASADPQ